A stretch of Primulina tabacum isolate GXHZ01 chromosome 13, ASM2559414v2, whole genome shotgun sequence DNA encodes these proteins:
- the LOC142523429 gene encoding uncharacterized protein LOC142523429: protein MILETLSPAFLQFRTNYVMNHRACNMTELLNELQSYESLIYDNNGKANVAEANVAVGKASSSKNKKKKNVGKFKGKKRIQKKNWKGVEPKPKGKCFHCNVDGHWKRNCKKYLDELKQKKKQDAGVVQGS, encoded by the exons ATGATCCTAGAGACACTTTCTCCTGCTTTTCTCCAATTTAGGACAAACTATGTTATGAATCATAGGGCATGTAATATGACAGAACTCCTAAATGAGCTGCAAAGTTATGAATCTCTGATATATGATAACAATGGCAAGGCAAATGTTGCCGAAGCTAATGTGGCTGTGGGAAAGGCTTCTTCTTCTaagaataaaaagaagaaaaatgtgGGAAAGTTTAAGGGCAAGAAAAGGATTCAAAAGAAGAATTGGAAGGGTGTTGAACCCAAACCAAAGGGAAAATGTTTCCATTGCAACGTGGATGGCCATTGGAAAAGGAACTGTAAGAAGTACCTTGATGAACTGAAACAAAAGAAGAAACAAG ATGCTGGAGTCGTCCAGGGATCTTGA